A portion of the Caenorhabditis elegans chromosome III genome contains these proteins:
- the Y39A3A.2 gene encoding PAN-3 domain-containing protein (Partially confirmed by transcript evidence), giving the protein MLLLFLTFNYPVLINADLKLIEIYRQILGDSNYTEIIDSWNYCMTICYWDVNCLAVHKVGDGCRRFSYGNITIERFEQSSESIVAFKRNETSDQCPFLAFNTTELEWLNNDVIHNLKFSTDDLYYRFELTRSVCPKNSTVFPRTTKNGVLHVCLEVRYFPDGAGKSYDDARELCKEDNGVSLTGPAQNSEREFVKASVLQRKEFIFLDGRALNHNEPLNFEFEDETHDGRENYGFNIGDPNSETVPNYIVVQYQQTGAYAIDIE; this is encoded by the exons atgctcTTGCTTTTTCTGACTTTCAACTACCCAGTCCTTATTAATGCTGATCTTAAACTAATAGAAATATACAGGCAAATACTCGGCGATAGTAATTACACCGAAATTATTGATTCGTGGAATTACTGTATGACGATTTGTTATTGGGATGTAAATTGTTTG gctGTGCACAAAGTAGGAGATGGATGTCGACGATTTTCATATGGAAATATTACAATTGAACGATTTGAGCAGTCGTCTGAATCCATTGTAGCTTTTAAG CGAAACGAGACATCGGATCAGTGTCCTTTTCTCGCTTTTAACACAACGGAGTTGGAATGGCTCAATAATGACGTCAtccacaatttgaaattttccactgATGACTTGTACTATCGCTTTGAGTTAACTCGCAGTGTGTGccctaaaaattcaactgtGTTTCCAAGAACCACTAAGAACGGAGTATTGCATGTTTGCCTTGAAGTTCGCTACTTTCCTGATGGTGCTGGTAAATCCTACGATGATGCTCGAGAATTGTGCAAGGAGGATAATGGGGTGAGCCTGACTGGGCCAGCACAGAATTCGGAGAGAGAATTTGTTAAAG CATCAGTTCTTCAAAGAAAAGAGTTTATATTTCTTGATGGACGTGCGCTCAATCACAATGAACCACTAAACTTTGAGTTTGAAGATGAAACTCACGACGGAAGGGAAAACTACGGTTTCAATATCGGAGATCCAAACAGCGAGACAGTTCCAAATTACATAGTGGTCCAATATCAGCAGACAGGCGCCTATGCTATTGATATAGAGTAA
- the ins-16 gene encoding INSulin related (Partially confirmed by transcript evidence) yields MQSLPILACLLTLSVFAPEIHGRELKRCSVKLFDILSVICGTESDAEILQKVAVKCCQEQCGFEEMCQHANLKIDKI; encoded by the exons ATGCAAAGCCTACCAATTCTTGCCTGCCTCCTCACACTGTCAGTTTTTGCGCCGGAAATTCATGGCCGGGAGCTCAAACGTTGTTctgtgaaactttttgatattctaAGCGTAATTTGTGGAACTGAAAGTGATGCAG aaattctacaaaaagtCGCAGTGAAATGCTGCCAGGAGCAGTGTGGGTTTGAGGAAATGTGCCAGCATGCCAActtgaaaatcgacaaaatttaa